The Dehalobacter sp. DNA window TCTTCCCAAGACTCATCAACGAATATGTATTTCATTGTTCGAGCAATTCTTTTTGAAATGCCTTTTTACTTTTCAATTTTTCTATAGCAGAATCAAGTCGTTTCTCATTAGCTTTTGATGAAAGTTCATGCTGGGTTGCAGCCAAGGAATTATATTCATCAATAGACATGATAACGACTCCTGTATCTTTACCTCTATTGATTATTAGAGTTTCAAAATTCCGCGTAACGTTATCAAGATATTTCTTGATATCTTTTCTGAAGTCTGATATTGTTGTTGTTATCATGGCATTAATATATTAGTACATATTGAAGTACAAATATATGTACATAATTTAATATTTCCAACTCTTCCTGGATATTTTTAACTGTGTGGTAACGTTCGGCGGTATGTGGCGTTGGTCCGCCAGCTGGCGGACGGTGGCGCGTGTTTTTGCACTCGTGGTGCGATGCAGGGTTATGATGTTGTTTGTTTATTCTCGCGTTGGCAAAAACCGTGACACCAGTGGGAGCCCC harbors:
- a CDS encoding type II toxin-antitoxin system prevent-host-death family antitoxin is translated as MITTTISDFRKDIKKYLDNVTRNFETLIINRGKDTGVVIMSIDEYNSLAATQHELSSKANEKRLDSAIEKLKSKKAFQKELLEQ